The DNA sequence AGCCGGCTGAACTTCCGCCCGGTTTCCAGGATCCGCACGTCGAGCAGCCCGTCGTCCATCCGGTGTCGTTGTGCCGGCGCGAAACCCGACGGCAGATAGGTCGAATTGCCCAGGAAGAACAGCGACGTCTGCAGGGTCTGGTTGTCGTAGCGGATGCGGACCGGCTCGCCGCGCCGCAGCGTGTGGAACATGGCGTACAGACCGGCCAGCGGTTTGCCGATCCTGTGTTCGAGCTTCTCGCGGGTCTGCACGAACTGCGGGTAGGCGCCGATGCTGGCGGTGTTGATGACCATGTGTTCCTCGTTGAGGCACACGAGATCCACGCACGCGACGGTGCCGCGTCTGATCGCCTCGACGGTCTTGTCCACCGAGTCGGTGCCGATGTCCTTCGCGAAGTGGTTGAACGTGCCGGCGGGGAACACCGCGAGTGGTAACCCGGCCTCTTTGGCGATCCCCGCCGCCGTGGCCACCGTGCCGTCACCGCCGCCGATGGCGAGGACCTCGGCCCGTGCGGCGGCGGCCCGCAACACCTCCGCCAGGTCGTCGCCTTCGCCCAGTTCGACGATCTCGGCGCGTGGCAGCGCGTCGCGCACGTCCTCCACCACGCGTGCCCCGGTGCCGCCACCGGAGGCCGGGTTGATCACCAGGACGACACCGGCGCCGTCGGGCCGCGGCGGCGTGGGCACCCGCAGCGGTTCAGCCGTCGGCAGCTTCGTCGGTGTGGTGGGTGGGACCACCCGCCCGCCCAGCACCGCGATGCCCGCGCCCAGACCGAAGCCGGCGAACACGTCACCGGGATAGTGCGCACCCGTCGCCACCCGGGACAGCCCGACCAGCCCGGCCAGCAGCGCCAAGCCCAAACCGATTGGCGGGCTTTCCAATCCGACGCCCACCGCGAAGGCCGCCGCGCTCGCCGAATGACCGGACGGCAGCGAGTTCGAGGTCGGGAAGCGCCGACTGCGCCGGGCCAGCGGGACCGGCAGATAGCTGGGGCGGGGACGCTTCCAGATCCGCTTGGCGCCCTGGTTGGCGACGAGGCTGGTGATCGCCAACGACACCACCCCGCGCGTGGCACCGCGCCGCGTCCTCGGCCCGCCGGCCGCGATCAGCCCGGCGGCGATCGCGAACCAGAGCTTCGAATGGTCGGCGGCCCTGGTCAGCCGCGGCATCGTCGCGTCGAGCAGGGGGCTGGGCGACTCGGCGATGGCTTCGAAGACTTCGCGGTCGAGGCTGCCGAGGCCCTTGCCGATCTGTCGGAGGCCTTTTCCCCGGCTTCGGATACGCAGGTCCATAGGGCCAACGTAGCCGTCCCAGGCCTTGACAAAACTTTTTGTCAAAGATGACGATGGGCGGGTGCTCGAAGTGGAAGTGATCGCCGACCCCGCCGCCGCCGTCGTCGCGCTCGACCCGGTGCGCAGCAGGTTGCTCGCCGAACTGGCCGAACCCGCGTCGGCAGCCGCACTCGCCGCCCGCGTCGGAATCCCCAGGCAGAAGGTCAATTACCATCTGCGGGCGCTCGAGTCGCACCAGCTCGTCACCGTGGCCGGGGAACGCAGATGGGGCGGCCTCAAAGAGCGCCTCCTGGTGGCCACCGCATCGTCGTACGTGGTGTCGCCGCGTGCGCTCGGCGCCGCGGGAACCGACCCGGGCCGCGCCCGCGACCGACTGTCCGCCAGCTACCTGATCGCCGTGGCCGCGCGCGCGGTCCAGGAGGTCGGTGACCTCTGGCGCGAGGCGCGGGCCAAGAACAAACGCCTGGCCACGCTGTCGCTCGACGCCACCGTCCGGTTCCGCAGCGCGGCTGACCGCGCCGACTTCACCCGCGAGCTGTCCGAGGCCGTCACCGCGCTCGTCGCCCGTTATCACGACGACACCGCACCTGACGGCCGCGCGCACCGACTGATGCTGGCCGCCTACCCACTGCCGAGAATCGAGGAGGACACCTGATGCCCGTACACGAAGACGACGGCCGTCGCTGGGTCGAGATGGAGTTGCTCGTGCCCGGCACGCCGGAACAGGTATGGCACGCCATGGCGACAGGCCCCGGGATGACCGCCTGGTTCACCCCCACCACGGTCGAGGAACGCGTCGGCGGCGAACTGCACTTCGACTTCGGCGGCGGCGCCTCCCAACGCGGTGTCGTCACCGGATGGGATCCGCCGCGCCGGCTCACCTACGAAGAACACGACTGGAGCGCCGTCGGCTCACCCGGACCGCTGGCCACCGAGATCACGGTCACCAGCCGCAGCGGCGGCCGATGTGTGGTCCGGATGGTGCACAGCCTGTTCACCGACGCCGACGACTGGGACGACGAACTCGAGGGCTTCGAGGGCGGCTGGCCCGGCTTCTTCGAGGTGCTCCGGCTCTACCTGCGTGACTTCGCCGGCCGGCCCGCGTCCACGGTGCGGGTCATGACCGAGTACCCCGGTGGGGTGGCCGACGTGTGGTCCCGGCTGACCTCCACGCTCGGATTGACCGGGGTGGACGTCGACGGTCGGGTCGAATCATCGGGTGGCGCACCGGAATTGGCCGGCGTCGTGGAGCGGGTCGAGCAGAGCCGGGCCGCGCGCCACGTTCTGCTGCGCCTCGACCGCCCAGGGCCGGGCATCGCGGTCGTCGGCGCCTACCCGATGGGCCGGAGCACACGGGCCATGGTGTGCCTCTACCACTACGGCGATGCCGCCGCCGAAACGGCCGGCGCCGGGCGACAGGCGTGGGCGCGGTGGATGGACCGGATCCTCGGTCGCGATCCGATCGTGTCCGAACGTTGACATGACCGAGAGACGCCCCACCGAGGATGGGTGGGATGCGTCGACTCGTGCCCCTGCTGTCGGCGGCCATGCTGCTCGTGGCCGCCGGGACGCCGGCGGCGCACGCCGCCGCACCGTGGTTCGCCTCGTCGGTCGGAGCGGCCACCCAGGTGATCTCCGTTGTGGGAGTGGGTGGTTCGTCGGCGAAGATGGACGTCTACCAGCGAACGGGGGCGGGATGGCAGCCGATCGGTGTCGGCATCCCCGCGTTCATCGGCGCCAAGGGGATGGCGCCGCAGCCCATGATGGTGAGATGAAGACGCCGATGGGGGTGTTCACGCTCGACTTCGCGTTCGGCACCGAACCCAACCCAGGCGGCGGGCTGCCCTACGTCCAGGTCGGACCCGACCACTGGTGGGACGGCGATATGAAGAGTCCCACCTACAACACCATGCAGGTGTGCAAGAAGGAACAGTGCCGTTTCAACACGTCGCTGAGCGCGGGTACCGAGAACCTCCACATCCCGCAGTACCGCCACGCGGTCGTGATGGGGGTCAACAAGGCCCGCGTTCCGGGCAACGGCGGCGCCTTCTTCGTGCACTCCACCGACGGGGGGCCGACCGCCGGATGCGTCGCCATCGACGACGGCACCCTGGTCGGCATCATGCGGTGGCTGCGGCCGGGCGCGCTGATCGCGATCGCGAAGTGAGTGAGCGTCAGGGTTTCAGCGCGCGACCGCGTTTGAGCTTGAAGTTCAGGTTCTCCAACGACATGCTCGCGTCGTAGGTCCGGTCGTAACCGGTGGCGCAGATCTTCCAGCCGTCCGGGGTGCGGCGGTACCGGTCACGGTAGAAGGCCGCACCGATCAGCATGAAGTTGAAATCGGGCGCGATCACCCGGTCCTGCAGATACCAGGTGCCCGACGCCTCGTCGCCGTCCACGGTGATCTCGGGGTGGTCGACGCGGTGTTCGGTGATGACCTCGGGTCCCAGCGAGGTGCGCATGAACGAGACCAGCGCGGCGCGGTCGGTGAACCGGTGATCCTCGCCGAGCGACTCCCCGTAGTCCCCTTCGACGTCTTCGGTGAGCGTGTCCTCGAATTCCGCCCAGTCCTTGGTGTCGAGCGCGCGCAGATACCGGTATTTGACGCGTTTGATCTCGTCGATGTCACCCATGGCCGACATTGCAGCACAACCGGCGCGGAGCGCATAGAGTCCGATCATGAAATTGATCGACGGTTACGTCAGATCGCCGCTGGCGGGCCTCGCGCCGTGGATCCTGATGGCGGTCGTCAACGGTCCCGGCCGGTTCGAGGAGGCGGTCTCGGCGGCGCTCGGGCTGTCCCTTCTGACACTCTGGGTGGGCAAGCGTCACGGTGTGGCGGTGCACGCGCTGGAGGCGTTCGGGGTCGCGTTCTTCGCGGTGCTGGCCGCCCTCGGACTCATCGCCCCGCCGGACACCATCCGGTGGCTGGAGATGTGGGCCGGCGAGCTGAGCAACATCGCACTGGCGAGCTTCGCCGTCGTCACCGTGCTGATCCGCCGCCCGTTCACCCTCGCCTACGCGAAAGACGCGACGCCGCGCGAACATTGGGACAGCCCCGTCTTCCTGCGGATCAATCACGTCATCTCGGTGGTGTGGGCGGGCGCGTTTCTGCTGTCGGCGGCGGCGGGCGCGTACGACGACGCGGTCCTGCATGACAACGGCAACTTCTGGTTCGGGTGGATCATCCCGCTGGCGGCGATCATCTTCGCCGGCGCCTTCACCGACTACTACCCGGACCGCGCGACCGGGGAGAGCACCGCCTCATGGGCGCGGATCTTCGACTGGCTACCGGTGTTCGTCGTGGTCACCGGCGTGGTCGGCTGGGTGTCCGACGAGATCCCCGACGTGCTCGGCATCACGCTCATCGTCGTCGGCAGCGTGGGCTCGGCGGTGATGCGCAAGGCGTTCCCGGACCAACCGGCGAAAGTCACTGACTCCGCGTGAGGTCGCGCGTCGCCGGGCCCTCGAGCAGGGTGCCGTCGGGTGCGAAGCGCGAGCCGTGCAGCGGGCACTCCCAGGCCTGGTCGGAGTCGTTCCAGTTGACGATGCCGCCCAGATGCGAACACACCGGTGACACCCGGTGTTCCACACCGTCGACCACACAGCGCGCCTGCAGCGCCCACGGCGGACCGCTGACCACTCCACCGGAACTCGGCGTGCGGTTGGCGGTTCGTGTGACCGGGGTTATCCAGCCCTTGGCTAGATCGAAGCCGACCTCCAGGTTGTAGTACACCGCCGTCGGGATCCCCGACAGTTCGTGCGGGCTCCAGCTCGCGAACGCCTCCGCCCAGTCCATCCGCCCGCCCAGGATCCGGCTGGCGAGGGCGAGTGCCGCGGCGGTGCCGTTGGTCATCCCCCATTTGTCGAAACCCGTTGCGACAAAAATGCTTTCGTGTCCCGGCAGGATAGGCCCGACATAGGGCAGCTGGTCTGCCGGGGTGTAGTCCTGCGCCGACCAGTAGTGGGTTCGCACGGCACCCGGATAGTGCTGCTTGGCCCACTCGTCGAGTTCCCGCACCGACGACAACGGACTCTTCTTGCGTCCGACCGTGTGCCCGGCGCCGCCGACGATGAGCCGGTCACCGTCGTGGGTCGGCGCGTAGCGAACCGACCGGGTCGGCGAGTCGGTCGACAGATACATGCCCCGGGTGACCGGCCCGGGCACCTCGTAGGCCATGCAGTAGGACCGGCTGGGCTTGACCCGCGCGAAGAACCCGCCCCGGTCGAGAATCGGTATGCCCGTGGCCAGTACGCACTGGCGCGAGCTCACGTCGAACTCGTGCCCCTCCGACGTGCGGACGTGCAGCGTGAGACCCTGGGAATCACCGTCGGCGCCGGACACCCGCTGGACCCGCACACCCTGCACCAGCCGGCCACCCCGCTCGTCGAGTTCGACGATCAGGCTGTCCAGCAGCGGCATCGGATCGAACTGCGCCTGATCGGCCAGCCGCACCGCACCGTGGAAGGGGAACGGGACGTCGGCGTCGTCCACCCACTCGGCGGACAGTCCCGCGGCCTTGCAGGCCAGGAGTTCGGCACGCGCGGACGGGACCCCGCGGGCGGACTGCGCGTAGGTGAAGGCGTCTTCATGCTGCACCGAGATGCCGTGGGCCTCGCAGTGCTGGATCAGCCATTGCTGACCCTCGAGGTTGCCCTCGACGTATCTCTTGGCGACCCCCGGACCGTGGGCGGCGACGATCTTCGACAGCTTCGTGCCCTGCAGCAGGCTGATCTTGGCCGTCGTGTTACCCGACGCGCCCGCCCCCGGGCGATAGGCCTCGAGGACCATCACGTCGCGGCCGGCACGCGCGAGCAGCACGGCGGTGATCAGCCCGGTCAACCCGGCACCGACCACCACCACGTCGGCCGTGCGCTGCGATTCGTCGAGCGGATCGGGCGGAAGGGCCTGCTCAGGACGGCCGGCCAGCCACAGCGACGTCATGGAGAGCTTTTACCCACGGGAAACCCGCCGAAACGAGGGCTTGACGGGTGCGGCCCTGTGGTGCGGTTAGGGTTGTCACCCGATGAGCGACCCGTTGGGTTTGTCGATCGGGACGACCAACCTGGTCGCGGCACGAGTCGGCAACGAGCCGGTGATTCGGCGTTCGACGCTGACCCTGTTCAGTGATCGCACGCCGCAGGTCGGGCTGCCCGGCAGCTCCGGCGTGACGATGAGCGGTTTCGTCGAGCGGGTGGGCGATCCGGTGCCCCTGGTCGCCGCCGACGGCAACTCCTACCGCGCCGAGGCGCTGCTCGTGGAAGCGCTCGACGCGATGACCGAGGCGGCGGGAGCCGGAGCAATCGGCGACATCGCCATCGCGGTCCCGGCGCACTGGAGTACCTCGACGGTGTGGACGCTGCGCAACGCGCTGCGCACCAACCCGGTCTTCACGCGCAGCGGCGTCCCGCCGCGGCTGGTGTCGGACGCGTCGGCGTCGCTGACCGCGCTGCACGCCAATCCCGGACTGCCCACCGACGGCGTGGTGGCGCTGCTCGACTTCGGCGGCAGCGGAACGAGCATCACGCTCGCCGATGCGACGGCCGGTTTCGCACCGGTCGACGAGACCACCCGGTTCACCGAATTCTCCGGCGACCTGATCGACCAGGCGTTGCTCACCCACGTGCTGGCCGGCATCGCCGAATCCGGATCCGTCGACCCGGCCGGCACCGCGGCGGTCGCGTCGCTGTCCCGGTTACGCGAACAGTGCCGCGACGCCAAGGAACGGCTGTCCGCGGTCACCGCCGCCGACGTCGTCGTCGAGCTGCCCGGTTACCGCTCGACCGTCCGGATCACCCGCACCGAACTCGAGGAGCTGCTGGCGCGGCCGCTGGCGGGAGTGCTCGCGGCGCTCGACTCGGCCCTGGAGCGCACGCCGGTCGGCTGGGCCGGCGTGTCGGCCGTCGTCACCATCGGCGGCGGGGCCAGCATCCCGACGATCACCCAGCAACTCTCGGCGCACACCCGCGTCCCGGTCGTCACCACCCGGCAGCCGGCGCTGGACGCGGCCGTCGGTGCCGCGCTGTTCGCCGCCTACAGCGCCGCGGCGGAGGCGCCGACCGGCATGGCCGCCGCCGCACCGGTGACAGCGATGATCGACGACGCACCCGGATCGGCCACCTTCCGCGCCTTGGCCTGGTCGCAGGACGACACCACCTCCGACGAACCGGTGCCCTACACCGGTCAGGACTACGAGCCGTACAACCCGTACGCGTCCACCACCGGTGCCCGCCCGGACGTGCAGTACCTGCCCGCCGACGAGCCGGTCGAGGAGCGTCGGGGCTGGCATTTGCCGCAGCTGGCGTTCGGCGCCGCCGCGGTGGTGGCCGCCATCGCCGTCGGCGGGGTGGCCTACGCGCTGACCGGGACATCCACCGACAGCACCCCGGTCACGGAGTTCGAGACCACCCGCCTGCCCGCCAGCGCGCCACTGCCCCCGCCGACCACCGCGCCACCGCCCCCGGTCGTCACCGTCACCACCGCGCCGCCCGCACCACCGCCGCCGCCGTCGACCGCCGCTCCGGCACCGCCGCCGCCGGAGACCACACGTCCGGTGACGACCACGACGACGCCGCCGACCACGACAACGACCACGACGACAACGACCACGACGACGACCACGACGACAACGACAACGCCGACCACGACCACGACAACGACGACCACCACGACGCCGCCGACGACCCGGCCGACGACGACCCAGCCGACCACCACGCAACCGCCGATCACCACGACCAACCCCATGACGACGACCTACGTGACCGTGCCGTTCGTGCCCGTCCCGATCCCGATCCCGGTGCCCGGCAACTGACGGTCGCGTCGAGCGTGATCACGGTCACCGCCGCGTTTTCATCGGGGGCCGACGGTAACTCTCCCGGTGACCGCCATGGGAAGAGTTGTCGATGAGTGACATCCGATATGTCGAACTGCACGGCGAGCGCGTCGCCTACCGGGATGCCGGGAGCGGCGAGGTCCTCCTGCTGATCCACGGGATGGCCGGCTCTCGGACACCTGGACCGCGATCCTGCCCCGGTTGGCCGAGAACTACCGGGTGATCGCGCCCGACCTCCTCGGACACGGCCGATCCGACAAACCACGCACCGATTATTCGCTCGGTGCCTTCGCCGCCGGCCTGCGTGACCTGCTCGACGCGTTGGGGATCAGCCGCGCCACGATCGTCGGCCAGTCTCTCGGGGGCGGTGTCGCGATGCAGTTCATGTACCAGCATCCGCAGTACTGCAGACGCTTGGTGCTGATCAGCAGCGGAGGGCTCGGGCCGGATGTGGGCTGGGTCCTGCGACTGCTGGCGGCCCCGGGAGCCGAGCTGCTCCTGCCCCTCATCGCGCCGAAGGCGGTGGTCGCGCTCGGCAATCGGCTGCGACCCCTGCTCGGCCGGATCGGCTTCGGGTCACCGCAGGCCGAACAGACCTGGCAGTCCTACAGTTCGCTGTCCGATCCGCCCACCAGGGCGGCGTTCCAGCGCACGCTGCGCTCGGTGGTCGATCACCACGGTCAGGCGGTCAGTGCGCTGAGCCGCCTCGGGATGCATCTCGAGGTGCCCAGCCTGGTCATCTGGGGTGACCGGGATCCGATCATCCCCGTGGCACACGCCTACTCGGTGCAGGCGGCGCGGCCGGGCAGCGTGCTCGAGGTGCTGCCGGGAGTCGGCCACTACCCGCACGTGGAAGCCGCTGCCGAGGTCGTCGACATCATCGAGCATTTCTTCGCCGACACCGAGGCCGAGGCCGCCGAGGGCCACGCCAACCACCGTCCCAGCGCCCTCACGTAGCGCGCCGCGGGCGCGGATGCGCATGTGCTCGACACCGCTTCACAGCTTTGCTTAAGGTTGAGCGGGGTCGGGGAGCCAGTGGGGTGGGAATGGATGGGCGATTGCGCTTCGGGCTGAGCACACCGTCAGGGGTGTTCGGACTCGACGAGGTCGCCGCGGTCGGTGCCGCGGTCGGCCGGCCGGTCGACGTGGTGCTCTGGTACGAGGATTTCGCCGCCGCGGCGCCGACGGCCGCGGTGGCGACGGTGGCCGCCGCGGGAGCCGCCCCGGTGATCACCTGGGAGCCGTGGCTGTGGCGCACCGACGTCACCGGAACCGGTGCGGCCATGATGAGCGGGATCGCGGCGGGTGAGTACGACGGTCACCTGAGGGCCTGGGCCGGGGCGCTGTCCGCTACCGCGACGCCGGTGTGGCTCCGGTTCGCCCACGAGTTCAACGGCGACTGGTATCCGTGGTCACCCGTCCACGGCACCACACCGCAGACCTACGTCGCCGCCTGGCGACACGCGCACGACCTGTTCGCGAGTGCGGGAGCCACCAGCGTGCGGTGGGTCTGGTCGCTCGACGCGGCCACCCACGGCGACATACCGCTGGCCGCGTGGTATCCCGGCGACGCCTATGTCGACGTCATCGGCATAGACGGCTACAACTGGGGAACAACACACCCATGGAGCCGGTGGACGCCTCCCGTCGAGATCTTCGAACCCGCCGCGACCGAGGTCCGCGCGCTGACCCACCGCCCGATGATGATCGCTGAGGTCGGCTGCGCCGAGGCCGGCGGCAGCAAGGCCGACTGGATCACCGACTTCGTGCGCTGGGTGGCCGCCCAGCCCGACGTCGACGCGGTCGTCTGGTTCGAACACGACAAGGAGACGGACTGGCGGATCGCGAGCAGCCCGGCGGCGACCGCGGCGATGGCGGCGGCGCTGCGGGAGGCGGCAGCGTGACCGCGGAGACGACGGTTTCCCCGTACGCACTGGCACCCGATGTCGAGGACGAACGTGTCCGTTCGCTCAACCAACTGCACGTACTCGACACCCCGCCGGAGGAGCGGTTCGCGCGCATCACCCGGATGGCCCGGCACGTCTTCGGTATCCCGATGGCCGCCGTCGCTCTCGTCGACCGCGATCGACAGTGGTTCAAACAGGTCGACGGCCTCGACATCGGTGTCAACCTGCCCCGCAGCAAGACGATCTGCCAGGCGACCATCGCCCGCACCTACGAGCAGCCGGACGACCCGGCACTGATCATCGAAGACGCCGCCGCCAGACCGGAATTCGCGATGGTCCCCGGCATCGGCGAACCCGGCGGCATCCGCTTCTACGCGGGGTACCCGCTGTACGGTCCCGGCGGTCACCCCGTCGGCACCTTCTGCATCTACGACACCGAACCGCGGGCGCTGAGCGAGTCCGAGTACACGACGTTCGTCGAGCTGGCCTCCTGGGCGCAGCGCGAGCTCGAACAGACCGACGACATTCAACGCGCCGCCGACGTCCAGCGCCATCTGCTGCCCGGCGCGGTCGGTGACCTGCCCGGGTACTCGGTGTGCGCGATGTGCCTGCCGGCCTACGCGGTCGGCGGCGACTTCTACGACCACTACCGGGTCGGCGGCGGCATGGTGTTCACCGTGGCCGATGTCATGGGCAAGGGTCTGGGCGCGGCCATCCTGGCCGCCAGTGTGCGCGCGGCCCTTCGCGGCGCCTCCCGCGCCGCCGAACTGGTGGAGTGCCGGATGTCGCCCGAGGACGTCGTGAACTCCGTCGCGGTGCAGATGGCCGAAGACCTGGGCAGCACCGACACGTTCGTCACCCTGTTCCACTGCGAACTCGACACCGCCTCGGGGGCCGTGCGCTACGTCGACGCCGGACACGGTTTCGCCGTCGTGGTGCGCGCCGACGAGCGGGTGGACGGACTCGACACCGCCGGACTGCCCCTCGGTGTACTGGACGACGTGACCTGGCAGGCGGGCCGGCTGACCCTGGGTGAGGGCGACACGCTGGTGGTGGCGTCCGACGGGGTCCTCGACCTGCTCGGCGACGGCACCGATGTGCGTCCGGCACTGCAGTACGTCGCGCGTCACCCACAGCCCGCCGATCTGTGCGCACGTGCACGGGCGCTGGTCGCCGAGAAGGCGCCGCTCGACGACGTGACACTGGTCGCGGTGCGCCGAGAGCCGACCGGATGAGCCACCAACTGCCCGCCACACCGATCGGCAGGTATCCCTCACCGTGGTTGCGGTTGCTGATCCTGTGCACCGCGCTGCTGGGGATCAATTACATCGTGTGGCGGTGGCTGGGATCGATCAACTGGGCGGCGTGGTGGATCGCGGTGCCCCTGGTGGTAGCCGGACCTACAGCGTCATCGATTCCCTGCTGTTCGGGCTCACGATGTGGAAGATGTTGCGGCGCAACCCACCTCCACCACCTCCGGAGGATGCGACCGTCGACGTATTCATCACCACCTACAACGAGCCGATCGACATGGTCCTGGAGACGGCCGAGGCCGCCCAGCGGATCCGCTTTCCCCACTCGACGTGGATCCTCGACGACGGCGACCGCCACGAGCTGGCCGAGGCGGCGGCCGAACGCGGCATCGGATACATCACGCGCTCGTCGAGCTGGACCTCGGACAAACCGCGACATGCCAAGGCGGGCAACCTGAACAACGCGCTGTTCGAGACGGACGGCGAGTTCATCCTCGTGCTCGACGCCGACCAGGTGCCCGAACCCGACATCCTCGACAAGACGCTCGGGTACTTCCGTGACCCGTACATGGCGCTGGTGCAGACGCCGCAGTACTTCCACAACGTGCCGTTCAGCGATCCGCTCGGCAGCCAGGCGCCACTGTTCTACGGGCCGATCCAGCAGGGCAAGGACGGGTGGAACGCCGCCTACTTCTGCGGCTCGAACGCGGTGCTGCGCCGGGAGGCGCTGATGCAGTTGGGTATTCGCGGCTACGTTCGGGCGGTGGAGGACGGCGTCAACCGCACGCTGTACGCGGCGCGCAAGATGATCAAGGCGGCCCGCAAACAGGTCGGCGGCGATCAGCCCGAGGTGCGGGAGGCGCTCGACTCGGTGCTGCAGGCGGTGCGCGACGCCCGTCGAGACCTGCGGGAGAAGCGCCCGCTGGCCGACATCACCTTCGACTTCCAGCAGCGGGTCGACGCCGCGGCGCGCACGGTCGTCGAGGCCGACGTCACCGCCATGCGCGCCGATCTCGAGGTCATCGCGGCCCTCAGCGAGCACCCCGAGCACACCGCGACCGCGGTGGTGTTCGACGACGAGGCGCTGGAATCGCTGGCCGGGCGGGAGTGGTCACCGCTGGGGGCGATCGAGTCGGTCAGCGCGATGATTCGCGCGGTGGACGTGGGCCGCGACGACGAGGCGCAACCCATGCTGCCGATGGCGACGATCTCGGTGACCGAGGACATGGCCACCTGTATGCGGTTGCACGCGATGGGCTGGCGGTCGGCGTACCACCACGAGGTGCTCGCCCGTGGCCTCGCCCCCGACGACGTGCGGACGATGCTGACCCAGCGGCTGCGCTGGGCGCAGGGCACCATCCAGGTGATGATGCGCGAGAACCCCTTCGTGCAGCGGGGACTCAAACTCGGCCAGAAGCTGATGTACTGGGCGACGATGTACAGCTACCTGGCGGGCT is a window from the Mycolicibacterium litorale genome containing:
- a CDS encoding bifunctional phosphatase PAP2/diacylglycerol kinase family protein produces the protein MDLRIRSRGKGLRQIGKGLGSLDREVFEAIAESPSPLLDATMPRLTRAADHSKLWFAIAAGLIAAGGPRTRRGATRGVVSLAITSLVANQGAKRIWKRPRPSYLPVPLARRSRRFPTSNSLPSGHSASAAAFAVGVGLESPPIGLGLALLAGLVGLSRVATGAHYPGDVFAGFGLGAGIAVLGGRVVPPTTPTKLPTAEPLRVPTPPRPDGAGVVLVINPASGGGTGARVVEDVRDALPRAEIVELGEGDDLAEVLRAAAARAEVLAIGGGDGTVATAAGIAKEAGLPLAVFPAGTFNHFAKDIGTDSVDKTVEAIRRGTVACVDLVCLNEEHMVINTASIGAYPQFVQTREKLEHRIGKPLAGLYAMFHTLRRGEPVRIRYDNQTLQTSLFFLGNSTYLPSGFAPAQRHRMDDGLLDVRILETGRKFSRLRILTALMLGRLERSPLYHEMRVPQFTFTAVDGPTVLACDGEVGIECETASFSAQYRVLPVFRRLD
- a CDS encoding helix-turn-helix domain-containing protein; its protein translation is MLEVEVIADPAAAVVALDPVRSRLLAELAEPASAAALAARVGIPRQKVNYHLRALESHQLVTVAGERRWGGLKERLLVATASSYVVSPRALGAAGTDPGRARDRLSASYLIAVAARAVQEVGDLWREARAKNKRLATLSLDATVRFRSAADRADFTRELSEAVTALVARYHDDTAPDGRAHRLMLAAYPLPRIEEDT
- a CDS encoding SRPBCC family protein, which gives rise to MPVHEDDGRRWVEMELLVPGTPEQVWHAMATGPGMTAWFTPTTVEERVGGELHFDFGGGASQRGVVTGWDPPRRLTYEEHDWSAVGSPGPLATEITVTSRSGGRCVVRMVHSLFTDADDWDDELEGFEGGWPGFFEVLRLYLRDFAGRPASTVRVMTEYPGGVADVWSRLTSTLGLTGVDVDGRVESSGGAPELAGVVERVEQSRAARHVLLRLDRPGPGIAVVGAYPMGRSTRAMVCLYHYGDAAAETAGAGRQAWARWMDRILGRDPIVSER
- a CDS encoding nuclear transport factor 2 family protein gives rise to the protein MGDIDEIKRVKYRYLRALDTKDWAEFEDTLTEDVEGDYGESLGEDHRFTDRAALVSFMRTSLGPEVITEHRVDHPEITVDGDEASGTWYLQDRVIAPDFNFMLIGAAFYRDRYRRTPDGWKICATGYDRTYDASMSLENLNFKLKRGRALKP
- a CDS encoding FAD-dependent oxidoreductase, which translates into the protein MTSLWLAGRPEQALPPDPLDESQRTADVVVVGAGLTGLITAVLLARAGRDVMVLEAYRPGAGASGNTTAKISLLQGTKLSKIVAAHGPGVAKRYVEGNLEGQQWLIQHCEAHGISVQHEDAFTYAQSARGVPSARAELLACKAAGLSAEWVDDADVPFPFHGAVRLADQAQFDPMPLLDSLIVELDERGGRLVQGVRVQRVSGADGDSQGLTLHVRTSEGHEFDVSSRQCVLATGIPILDRGGFFARVKPSRSYCMAYEVPGPVTRGMYLSTDSPTRSVRYAPTHDGDRLIVGGAGHTVGRKKSPLSSVRELDEWAKQHYPGAVRTHYWSAQDYTPADQLPYVGPILPGHESIFVATGFDKWGMTNGTAAALALASRILGGRMDWAEAFASWSPHELSGIPTAVYYNLEVGFDLAKGWITPVTRTANRTPSSGGVVSGPPWALQARCVVDGVEHRVSPVCSHLGGIVNWNDSDQAWECPLHGSRFAPDGTLLEGPATRDLTRSQ
- a CDS encoding Hsp70 family protein, with product MSDPLGLSIGTTNLVAARVGNEPVIRRSTLTLFSDRTPQVGLPGSSGVTMSGFVERVGDPVPLVAADGNSYRAEALLVEALDAMTEAAGAGAIGDIAIAVPAHWSTSTVWTLRNALRTNPVFTRSGVPPRLVSDASASLTALHANPGLPTDGVVALLDFGGSGTSITLADATAGFAPVDETTRFTEFSGDLIDQALLTHVLAGIAESGSVDPAGTAAVASLSRLREQCRDAKERLSAVTAADVVVELPGYRSTVRITRTELEELLARPLAGVLAALDSALERTPVGWAGVSAVVTIGGGASIPTITQQLSAHTRVPVVTTRQPALDAAVGAALFAAYSAAAEAPTGMAAAAPVTAMIDDAPGSATFRALAWSQDDTTSDEPVPYTGQDYEPYNPYASTTGARPDVQYLPADEPVEERRGWHLPQLAFGAAAVVAAIAVGGVAYALTGTSTDSTPVTEFETTRLPASAPLPPPTTAPPPPVVTVTTAPPAPPPPPSTAAPAPPPPETTRPVTTTTTPPTTTTTTTTTTTTTTTTTTTTPTTTTTTTTTTTPPTTRPTTTQPTTTQPPITTTNPMTTTYVTVPFVPVPIPIPVPGN
- a CDS encoding glycoside hydrolase family 26 protein — protein: MDGRLRFGLSTPSGVFGLDEVAAVGAAVGRPVDVVLWYEDFAAAAPTAAVATVAAAGAAPVITWEPWLWRTDVTGTGAAMMSGIAAGEYDGHLRAWAGALSATATPVWLRFAHEFNGDWYPWSPVHGTTPQTYVAAWRHAHDLFASAGATSVRWVWSLDAATHGDIPLAAWYPGDAYVDVIGIDGYNWGTTHPWSRWTPPVEIFEPAATEVRALTHRPMMIAEVGCAEAGGSKADWITDFVRWVAAQPDVDAVVWFEHDKETDWRIASSPAATAAMAAALREAAA